A region of Homalodisca vitripennis isolate AUS2020 unplaced genomic scaffold, UT_GWSS_2.1 ScUCBcl_23;HRSCAF=586, whole genome shotgun sequence DNA encodes the following proteins:
- the LOC124370160 gene encoding uncharacterized protein LOC124370160, translated as MKRSYQSGAKKRQDKKKREEDASKCSSTLSAWLCPTTSTTTTKSTNVTSTSSTETRPIIASVPGNEIEEEVTAQDNAEESIDEEVTCLGLGHQQENCAKPPTSPTSSSELIGVNDQVECSRTNKINETCLNTGEPHFPDQIIDPEVKKRIIELGLGPYQPVGPFPYDGKQGRSFSENYFTLKSKSGLKLKRTWLCYSSKLDCVYCQPCWLFPQKGPVGGWDSGLRDWKHLSDRIKTHENSQHHADSCLVYEQWRRHGSIDDALEKGLKEERNFWRKVLKRVLDVSLMLATCNLPFRGDSWHITDRNKAQNWQKAPNEDSEDGNIDEPEDGIFYGRDQENDKVKSFKAKENKKIERN; from the exons atgaaaagaagctatcaaagtggggcaaagaaaaggcaagacaagaagaaaagagaagaggATGCTTCAAAGTGTTCTTCCACCCTATCTGCTTGGTTATgtcctactactagtactactacaactaaaagtactaatgtcacatctacatctagtactgaaactagaccaataattg cctcAGTCCCAGGAAATGAGATTGAAGAGGAAGTTACAGCTCAAGATAACGCTGAAGAAAGTATTGATGAAGAAGTAACATGCCTAGGGCTAGGGCATCAACAAGAAAATTGTGCCAAACCTCCAACAAGTCCTACGTCAAGCAGTGAACTGATCGGCGTAAATGATCAA gtggaatgtagccggacgaataaaattaatgaaacttgtttaaaCACCGGAGAACCCCATTTTCCAGACCAGATCATCGATCCAGAGGTgaaaaaacgaattattgaatTAGGACTAGGACCCTATCAACCAGTTGGCCCATTTCCATATGATGGAAAACAAGGTAGGTCCttttcagaaaattattttaccCTGAAGTCAAAGTCTGGGCTCAAACTGAAAAGAACTTGGTTGTGCTATTCGTCCAAATTGGATTGTGTTTATTGCCAACCTTGCTGGTTGTTTCCCCAGAAAGGACCTGTAGGAGGATGGGATTCAGGATTAAGGGACTGGAAACATTTGTCTGATCGCATAAAGACACATGAGAATTCACAGCACCATGCTGATTCCTGCTTGGTTTATGAGCAATGGCGACGTCATGGCTCAATAGACGATGCACTAGAAAAAGGTTTGAAGGAGGAGCGGAATTTTTGGAGGAAAGTTTTGAAGAGGGTCTTAGATGTCTCCCTAATGTTGGCAACATGCAACCTTCCTTTTCGTGGAGACAGTTGGCATATCACTGatagaaataaag CACAAAATTGGCAAAAGGCGCCTAATGAAGACTCAGAAGATGGTAACATTGATGAGCCAGAAGATGGAATCTTTTACGGCAGGGATCAAGAGAATGACAAAGTAAAAAGTTTCAAGGccaaagaaaacaagaaaatcgAAAGAAATTGA
- the LOC124370152 gene encoding putative nuclease HARBI1, which yields MDFETSVAVCAGAFCLKRQKKKKDRRLWSKKWFLDRSKFSHMSLLAELAISEPQDFKNYLRMSEESFEYLFGRLCEHIEKEDSLLRTSIPAKERLAATLQFLASGRSYENLKFSCAISPQALGKIIPETCAAIFDVLKEDFLKFPCNESDWMNIAVDFKKYWQVENCVGAIDGKHIAIRQPPKSGSYYYNYKGFHSIVLFAVVNANYEFIYVNCGTNGRVSDGGVLMETDFGELLENKELHLPSPTSFDDRRDVCLPFTFLGDEAFPLEENLMKPYPNKGITHDEKIFNYRMCRARRVVENAFGILATRFRVLLSTMNVSVERAEIIVLACCTLHNFLRQKSPTYLTQSSVDWEDTSAGQLNEGEWRQNTQELLGFKRMRRDGREQSIANAVRGWYKSFYNNEGSVDFQEKMINKR from the exons ATGGATTTCGAGACAAGTGTAGCTGTTTGTGCTGGCGCTTTTTGTCTGAAAcgacaaaagaagaaaaaagatcGACGCTTGTGGtctaaaaaatggtttttggaCCGGAGTAAGTTTAGCCATATGTCGCTTCTTGCTGAACTTGCCATTAGTGAGCCTCAAGACTTCAAAAATTATCTAAGGATGAGCGAGGAAAGCTTTGAATATCTATTCGGAAGACTGTGTGAGCACATAGAAAAAGAAGATAGCCTTTTGAGAACCTCAATTCCTGCAAAAGAACGTCTTGCAGCCACTCTCCAGTTTCTAGCCAGTGGTAGGAGCTACGAGAATCTGAAGTTTAGTTGTGCAATATCTCCGCAAGCACTAGGAAAAATCATACCAGAAACTTGTGCAGCTATTTTTGATGTTCTAAAGGAAGATTTCTTAAAg TTTCCTTGCAATGAATCGGACTGGATGAACATAGCTGTGGACTTCAAAAAGTACTGGCAAGTTGAAAACTGTGTCGGCGCTATAGACGGAAAACACATAGCGATTCGTCAACCTCCGAAAAGTGGGTCATACTACTACAACTACAAAGGGTTCCACAGCATTGTTCTTTTTGCTGTGGTCAATGCTAATTATGAATTCATCTATGTAAATTGTGGTACTAATGGAAGAGTATCCGATGGTGGCGTACTTATGGAAACTGATTTTGGAGAGTTGCTGGAAAATAAGGAATTGCACTTGCCGTCACCAACAAGCTTTGATGACAGGAGAGACGTTTGCCTCCCTTTTACATTCCTTGGAGATGAAGCTTTTCCTCTGGAGGAAAATCTTATGAAGCCCTATCCAAACAAAGGAATCACCCACGACGAAAAGATTTTCAACTATCGGATGTGCCGTGCTAGGAGAGTGGTGGAGAATGCGTTTGGCATCTTAGCGACTCGATTTAGAGTCCTTCTTTCGACAATGAATGTTAGTGTAGAGAGGGCAGAAATCATTGTTTTGGCGTgttgtactttacataattttctacGCCAGAAAAGTCCAACCTACCTAACTCAAAGTAGTGTGGATTGGGAGGACACTTCAGCAGGCCAGTTAAATGAGGGTGAGTGGAGGCAGAACACGCAAGAACTTCTTGGGTTTAAAAGAATGAGGCGGGATGGCAGAGAACAATCAATTGCCAATGCAGTTCGAGGTTGGTATAAAAGTTTCTATAACAACGAAGGAAGTGTTGATTTCCAAGAAAAAATGATTAATAAGCGTTGA